One segment of Gadus chalcogrammus isolate NIFS_2021 chromosome 8, NIFS_Gcha_1.0, whole genome shotgun sequence DNA contains the following:
- the abhd8a gene encoding protein ABHD8 isoform X1, with protein MAKPFLFIHLVWDHVRGRLLFIANVKVRLQIVTKTAPEAGAMLTSITEGILCCLTGKAASLVLPLESSEPSNGFEFVEVKPGRVLRVRHIVPERQPVVTEDQMSSGKKKTKVDSNEDDGGSKDVMKGPPKGSSVHCKRKITVYRNGQLVIENLGDVLHSEILQCQDGDLEPCSTVEVELADYKELASSPEPHPMPPRVPPHAGDQKPAPPPRRRRRKPKRTVLIDSKRAISSCKGTQSDVALFFVHGVGGSLDIWGSQLDFFSRLGYEVIAPDLAGHGASKAPPIAAAYTFYALAEDLRAIFKRYARKRNILIGHSYGVSFCTFLAHEYPDLVHKVVMINGGGPTALEPSLCSIFQLPSCVLHCLSPCLAWSFLKAGFARQGAKEKQLLKQGNAFNVAPFVLRAMMSGQYWPEGDEVYHAELTVPILLVHGMCDKFVPMDEDQRMAEILLFAFLKVIEEGSHMVMMECPDTVNTLLHEFFLWEPDMSKTESIKCDTETKATTNDIVQTLRVNKTVDK; from the exons ATGGCTAAGCCCTTCCTATTTATACACTTGGTGTGGGACCATGTCAGGGGGCGACTGTTATTTATAGCCAATGTCAAAGTTAGACTACAGATCGTAACAAAGACAGCACCGG AGGCCGGCGCCATGCTGACCAGCATCACTGAAGGGATCCTCTGCTGCCTGACTGGGAAAGCTGCCAGTCTGGTCTTGCCCCTGGAATCCTCCGAGCCCTCAAACGGCTTTGAGTTTGTTGAGGTCAAACCGGGCAGAGTTCTACGGGTGCGACACATCGTCCCTGAGCGACAGCCCGTGGTCACCGAAGACCAGATGTCCTCGGGGAAGAAGAAGACCAAAGTGGACTCTAATGAGGACGATGGCGGTTCTAAGGACGTGATGAAAGGCCCCCCAAAGGGTAGCAGCGTGCACTGCAAGAGGAAGATCACAGTGTATCGCAACGGGCAGCTGGTGATCGAGAACCTTGGCGACGTGCTGCACTCAGAGATCCTGCAGTGTCAGGACGGGGACCTGGAGCCCTGCAGCaccgtggaggtggagctggctGACTACAAGGAATTGGCCTCTTCCCCAGAACCCCACCCCATGCCTCCCCGCGTCCCCCCTCACGCCGGGGACCAGAAGCCGGCTCCGCCCCCCCGGCGCCGGCGCCGCAAGCCCAAGCGCACGGTGCTCATCGACTCCAAGAGGGCGATCTCCAGCTGCAAGGGGACACAGTCGGACGTAGCTCTGTTCTTTGTGCACGGCGTCGGCGGCTCCCTGGACATCTGGGGCAGCCAGTTGGATTTCTTCTCTCGGCTGGGCTACGAGGTGATCGCACCGGACCTAGCCGGCCACGGCGCCAGCAAGGCCCCCCCGATCGCAGCGGCGTACACATTCTACGCCCTGGCAGAGGACCTGCGCGCCATCTTCAAGAGATACGCCCGCAAACGCAACATCCTCATCGGTCATTCATATGG AGTGTCGTTTTGCACCTTCCTAGCACATGAGTATCCGGACCTGGTCCATAAGGTAGTGATGATCAACGGAGGAGGTCCTACAGCTCTTGAGCCGAGCCTCTGCTCTATCTTCCAGCTGCCATCGTGTGTCCTCCactgcctgtctccctgtctggcCTGGAGCTTCCTCAA AGCTGGCTTCGCCCGCCAAGGGGCCAAAGAGAAGCAGCTGCTGAAGCAGGGCAACGCCTTCAACGTGGCCCCCTTTGTCCTCCGTGCCATGATGAGCGGCCAGTACTGGCCCGAGGGCGACGAGGTGTACCACGCTGAGCTCACCGTGCCCATCCTTCTGGTGCACGGCATGTGCGACAAATTCGTGCCCATGGACGAGGACCAGCGCATGGCGGAG ATTCTCTTGTTTGCATTCCTCAAAGTCATCGAGGAGGGAAGTCACATGGTAATGATGGAGTGCCCTGACACCGTTAACACCCTCCTGCATGAGTTCTTCCTATGGGAGCCCGACATGTCCAAAACAGAGAGCATCAAATGTGACACAGAGACAAAGGCTACCACCAACGACATAGTCCAGACACTGAGAGTAAACAAGACTGTGGACAAATAA
- the abhd8a gene encoding protein ABHD8 isoform X2, translating into MLTSITEGILCCLTGKAASLVLPLESSEPSNGFEFVEVKPGRVLRVRHIVPERQPVVTEDQMSSGKKKTKVDSNEDDGGSKDVMKGPPKGSSVHCKRKITVYRNGQLVIENLGDVLHSEILQCQDGDLEPCSTVEVELADYKELASSPEPHPMPPRVPPHAGDQKPAPPPRRRRRKPKRTVLIDSKRAISSCKGTQSDVALFFVHGVGGSLDIWGSQLDFFSRLGYEVIAPDLAGHGASKAPPIAAAYTFYALAEDLRAIFKRYARKRNILIGHSYGVSFCTFLAHEYPDLVHKVVMINGGGPTALEPSLCSIFQLPSCVLHCLSPCLAWSFLKAGFARQGAKEKQLLKQGNAFNVAPFVLRAMMSGQYWPEGDEVYHAELTVPILLVHGMCDKFVPMDEDQRMAEILLFAFLKVIEEGSHMVMMECPDTVNTLLHEFFLWEPDMSKTESIKCDTETKATTNDIVQTLRVNKTVDK; encoded by the exons ATGCTGACCAGCATCACTGAAGGGATCCTCTGCTGCCTGACTGGGAAAGCTGCCAGTCTGGTCTTGCCCCTGGAATCCTCCGAGCCCTCAAACGGCTTTGAGTTTGTTGAGGTCAAACCGGGCAGAGTTCTACGGGTGCGACACATCGTCCCTGAGCGACAGCCCGTGGTCACCGAAGACCAGATGTCCTCGGGGAAGAAGAAGACCAAAGTGGACTCTAATGAGGACGATGGCGGTTCTAAGGACGTGATGAAAGGCCCCCCAAAGGGTAGCAGCGTGCACTGCAAGAGGAAGATCACAGTGTATCGCAACGGGCAGCTGGTGATCGAGAACCTTGGCGACGTGCTGCACTCAGAGATCCTGCAGTGTCAGGACGGGGACCTGGAGCCCTGCAGCaccgtggaggtggagctggctGACTACAAGGAATTGGCCTCTTCCCCAGAACCCCACCCCATGCCTCCCCGCGTCCCCCCTCACGCCGGGGACCAGAAGCCGGCTCCGCCCCCCCGGCGCCGGCGCCGCAAGCCCAAGCGCACGGTGCTCATCGACTCCAAGAGGGCGATCTCCAGCTGCAAGGGGACACAGTCGGACGTAGCTCTGTTCTTTGTGCACGGCGTCGGCGGCTCCCTGGACATCTGGGGCAGCCAGTTGGATTTCTTCTCTCGGCTGGGCTACGAGGTGATCGCACCGGACCTAGCCGGCCACGGCGCCAGCAAGGCCCCCCCGATCGCAGCGGCGTACACATTCTACGCCCTGGCAGAGGACCTGCGCGCCATCTTCAAGAGATACGCCCGCAAACGCAACATCCTCATCGGTCATTCATATGG AGTGTCGTTTTGCACCTTCCTAGCACATGAGTATCCGGACCTGGTCCATAAGGTAGTGATGATCAACGGAGGAGGTCCTACAGCTCTTGAGCCGAGCCTCTGCTCTATCTTCCAGCTGCCATCGTGTGTCCTCCactgcctgtctccctgtctggcCTGGAGCTTCCTCAA AGCTGGCTTCGCCCGCCAAGGGGCCAAAGAGAAGCAGCTGCTGAAGCAGGGCAACGCCTTCAACGTGGCCCCCTTTGTCCTCCGTGCCATGATGAGCGGCCAGTACTGGCCCGAGGGCGACGAGGTGTACCACGCTGAGCTCACCGTGCCCATCCTTCTGGTGCACGGCATGTGCGACAAATTCGTGCCCATGGACGAGGACCAGCGCATGGCGGAG ATTCTCTTGTTTGCATTCCTCAAAGTCATCGAGGAGGGAAGTCACATGGTAATGATGGAGTGCCCTGACACCGTTAACACCCTCCTGCATGAGTTCTTCCTATGGGAGCCCGACATGTCCAAAACAGAGAGCATCAAATGTGACACAGAGACAAAGGCTACCACCAACGACATAGTCCAGACACTGAGAGTAAACAAGACTGTGGACAAATAA